In Phreatobacter cathodiphilus, the genomic window GCGACCCGGGTCCATTAATCTCCTGTTAATCATTGCGGCTCAAGTGCGATGTTAAGACATCCTTAAGAGATCTTTCCAATTGGTTAACGGGTGATGCGCCGGCGCAACGCCGCAGGGCGCAACCCTCCCCCGGTCGATGCGTTGTCATCGGCGGTAAGCCGTGCTTTAGAAATCGACAAAAGTCGCATGGGGCTGCCGGCCCCCGTGAATCACGAGGGATCTCAATGGCCGAACCGATGGACCTGCCCGAGCGCGAGGGCATGGACTACGACGTCGTCATCGTCGGCGCCGGCCCGGCCGGCCTTTCCGCGGCCATCCGCCTGAAGCAGCTCGACGAGAACCTGACCGTCGTGGTGGTGGAAAAAGGCTCCGAGGTCGGCGCCCATATCCTCTCGGGCGCGGTGATCGACCCCACGGGCCTCGACGCCCTGCTGCCCGACTGGCGCGAGGATCCCGACCGCCCGCTCAAGCAGCAGGTCACCGACGACCGCTTCTATTTCCTCGGGCCCGCGGGCGGCCTGCGCCTGCCCAACTTCGGCATGCCGAAGCTGATGAACAACCACGGCAACTTCATCGGCTCACTCGGCAACGTGACGAAGTGGCTGGCGGCGCGCGCCGAGGCGCTCGGCGTCGAGATCTATCCGGGCTTCGCCGCGGCGGAAGTTCTGTTCGACGAGAAGGGCGCCGTGACCGGCATCGCCACCGGCGACATGGGCATCGCCCGCGACGGCGAGGTCACCGACCGCTTCACCCGCGGCATGGAGCTACGCGGCAAATACACGCTCTTCGCCGAAGGCGCCCGCGGCCATCTCACCAAACAGCTCATCAAGCGCTTCAAGCTTGATGAGGGCCGCGAGCCCGGCAAATACGGCATCGGCCTGAAGGAGATCTGGCAGGTCAAGCCGGAGAACCACAAGCCCGGCCTCGTGCAGCACTCCTTCGGCTGGCCGCTGGACATGAAGACCGGCGGCGGCTCCTTCCTCTACCACGCCGAGGACAACCTGGTTTACGTCGGCTTCGTCGTTCACCTGAACTATGAGAACCCGACCCTCTCGCCCTTCGACGAGTTCCAGCGTTTCAAGCATCACCCCATGGTCCGCCCCGTGCTGGAGGGCGGCAAGCGCCTCTCCTACGGCGCCCGCGCCATCACCGAGGGCGGCTGGCAGTCGGTCCCGAAACTCGCCTTCCCCGGCGGCGCCCTGATCGGCTGCGCGGCGGGCCTCGTCAACGTGCCCCGCATCAAGGGCTCCCACAACGCGGTCCACTCCGGCATGCTCGCGGCCGAGCACCTGGTCCAGGCGCTGACCGCCGGCCGCGCCCATGACGAGCTCGCCTCCTACGAGGCGAGCTGGCGCTCCAGCGCGGTGGGCAAGGACCTCTGGACGGTCCGCAACGTCAAGCCGCTCTGGTCCAAGTTCGGCACCATCGGCGGCGTCATCCTCGGCGGCATCGACATGTGGATCAATTCGATCCTCGGCGTCTCGCCCTTCGGCACGCTGAAGCACGGCAAGGCGGACTTCGAGACCCTGAAGCCCATCGATCAGGTGAAGCCGATCGTCTATCCCAAGCCCGACGGCGTCATCTCCTTCGACAAGCTGTCGAGCGTCTTCATCTCGAACACCAATCACGAGGAGGACCAGCCGGTCCACCTGCAGTTGAAGGACCCCTCTGTCCCGATCCGCGAGAACCTGCCGAAATATGGCGAGCCGGCCCGGCTCTACTGTCCGGCCGGCGTCTACGAGGTCGTCTATGCCGACCCCGCCGCGAGAACCGACCCGAAGTTCGTCATCAACGCGCAGAACTGCGTCCACTGCAAAACCTGCGACATCAAGGACCCCGCCCAGAACATCAACTGGGTGACGCCCGAGGGCGGCGGCGGGCCGAACTATCCGGGGATGTGAGACGAGGGCGCCTGCGGGCGCCCTTTTCGTCTGCGGCGGCCGCCCTGCACACCTGAAGTGCCGAGCGCAGGCTCAAGAACCGGCCCGGGGCCCGGGATCGCGCGCGCTCACCGCGGCGGCGGGAACTTCTCGAAGGCCGGCACGCCCTCGGGGATGAGGTGGAACGGTTGCGCCTCGGACGTGTAGAACACCACGTCAGGCCCGCCATAGACGGAGGGATCGTCCAGCCCGCCGACCTTGAGGATCACCGCGTTCTTGCGCCGCGGGGACAGTGTGGCGAGGTGGGTCCCGCAGGTCGCGCAGAACTCGCGCGTCACCGGGTTCTCGAGATCGGGGCGGCTGTAGCGCGCCGGCTCGCCCTGCACATAGCGAAAGCCCTCGACCGGCACCGCCATGAAATAGTTCTCGGCCCCGCCGGAGATTGTCTGGCACTCGCGGCAATGGCACTCGCCGCGAAACATCGGCTCGCCCGCCACCTCGTAGCGCAGCGCGCCGCAATAGCATCCGCCCGTCAGCATGGTCGTCTCCCGGCCCGCCGCGTCTGCCGGCGGCGCGGCGGAAGGCTAGAGCGGCACCGCCGATCTGGCGAGGCCGGCCGTTGGGCAGACCCTCAGCCCCTGACGCGGTGAAGCGTCATGCGGTGGCCGTTGCCGCAGCGCGACGAGATGCGGTCGCGGCTCTCCAGCGTCACCGAGCACCAGGTCTCGGAGGTGCGGCTGCCGTCGGCGCAGCGGCCGCGGAAGTTCAGCCGCGAGGTGAAGCCGGTGAGCCGGCCGCGCCCCTCCGTGCCGCAGCGGCCGGCCGCCTGGGTGGTGAAGAGCTCGCGGGCGACGATGGAGGCGCCGCTGACGCGGATTTCGACGCCGGCGCGGCCGCCCGGCTGCGAGGCCCAGAAGCCGGCGAAGTCGGCGCCGCGCAGGCGCTGCCCCTGCCCCGGGGCGGGAGCCTGGGCCGCCGCGAGGGCCGGCATCGCCAGAAGGGCGGTCAGGGCGAGAAGGAGCGCGCGCATGATCATGGGTCCAGTGTGCCGCATCTTGCGGCGAATCCGTGGCGCCACCCTAGCGCCGAAGCGCGCCCGCCGCGACGGCCTGCCCAACGGCCGGTCGAGGGAACCTCCAGCCGTCATGACGGTTGCACCCGGATGGCCCATGCTGCGCCGTCGACCCTCAGGAGTTCCCCATGAATCGTTCCGCAAGCGCCGTCTGGCACGGCACCGGCCGCGACGGCAAAGGCACGCTCACCACCCAGTCGGGCGTGCTCGACGGCACCTCCTATTCCTTCACCACCCGTTTCGAGGACGAGAAGGGCACCAATCCGGAAGAGCTCATCGCGGCCGCCCACGCCGGCTGCTTCACCATGGCGCTGGCTTTTGCGCTGCAGTCGAAGGGCCTGACCCCCACCGAGCTGAAGACCGAGGCGGTGGTCTCCCTGGAGAAGGACGGCGCCGGCTTCAAGGTGTCGAAATCGGCCCTCACGCTCTCGGCCCATGTTCCCGGCATTTCGGCCGAGGATTTTGCCGAGGTGGCGAAGGGCGCCAAGGAGGGCTGCCCGATCTCGAAGCTGCTCAATGCCGAGATCACCCTCGACGCCTCGCTCGTCTGACCTCGATCCCGCGCCCAAAGATTGCGCCCCGGTTACCGTGCCGGGGCGCTTTTTCGTCAAAGACCGCGCCCGCGTTAAGCCCGCCCTCATACCTCCCGTGTCACGATCGAGGCTCTGTTCCGCTCCCACAGCGAGGGCTCATGGCCGACGACGTGGCAATGAACTTCCGCAAGCAGCGCGGCCGCGCCGGCGACCGCGAGGCCGATCCGTCCTCCGGCGGCGTGTCCATGCTGGCGCTGATCGTCTGCGCCGCCGGCCTCGGCTTCGGCGGCTTCGCTCTCGCCACCGGCTCCCTCACCCTGCCGGGCGTGCCGCGCATGGCCGCCCTCTGGCAGGCCCCCGGCCCGGCGGGCCCGGCCGCGACCGAAGACGGCGGCCCGCGCATCATGTCGCTCGTCCCCGGCGTCCGGGAATCCGTCACCGCCACCACCGGCATGCAGCTCGTCGGCACCTCCGCCGTGGCCATGACCTACACGCCCGTCGGCCCCGTGGTTTTGCGCAAGCCCGGCGGCTATGTGGAGATCGACGGGCCGCGCCTCCTGCCCCCGCCCCTCGGTCCGCGCCGCACCGGCAACGGCGTGCTCGACCACGCCGCCCATCTTGCCAACGACCTGCGTGCCCTCGCCTACACGCCTTGCGACAGCCATTTGCGCCATCTGGCGGCGGCCAACATCACACTCTTCGTCGCCGGCTTCATGCCGCCGCGCACGCCGGTCGACCCGCGCGCCGCGGCCGACACCGCCTTCTGGCGCCGACCGGAGGCGAGCGTGGTGCGCCGCGCCGTCGTGCCGCTGGCCGAAAAGGGCGCCCTCGCCCCGGCCGATTTCGGCCTCGACGCCTCCCCCCAGGCGCGCGGCCTCTTCGAGGGCGTGACCCTCGGCCGGGTCACCTGCGGTTAACCAGAAGTGCACTGCCGCTATTTCGCCGGAATCACTGTGTGACATAGTGCAACGCATCATTGAGGCCCGCGGGAGAGAATCATGCCGCCAGTCCTGATGGGGGCCGCGGTCGCGGTCGTCGTGATCGCCACCTATGTTCTCGTCCGCAGGTCGCTGCAGACGCAGTTGAAGCCGGTACGCGCGCAGCAGGGCGTCCGCCGCCTGCGCCGCGATCCCGTAACGGGCGAATACCGCCCGTTCTGACGGCGGTTGACCCCCTCGCACCCGGTCTTTAAGGGACGGCACTCACCGTCCCGACAGGCCGCTCCGCGATGTCTCGATCCGATCTGCCGCCGCACATGCGGCCCGACCGCTCGTTCCAGGGCCTGATCCTGGCGCTCCAGGCCTTCTGGGCGGAGCAGGGCTGCGTCATCCTCCAGCCCTACGACATGGAGGTCGGTGCCGGCACCTCCCATCCCGGCACCATGCTGCGCTCCCTCGGGCCGAAGCCGTGGAACGCCGCCTATGTGCAGCCCTCCCGCCGGCCCAAGGACGGCCGCTACGGCGAGAACCCGAACCGGCTGCAGCACTACTACCAGTTCCAGGTGATCCTGAAGCCGAACCCGCCGAACCTGCAGGAGCTCTATCTCGGCTCGCTGGAGGCGATCGGCCTCGACCCGAAGCTGCACGACATCCGCTTCGTCGAGGACGACTGGGAGAACCCGACGCTCGGCGCCTGGGGCCTCGGCTGGGAGTGCTGGTGCGACGGCATGGAGGTGAGCCAGTTCACCTACTTCCAGCAGGTGGCCGGCATCGAATGCGCCCCCGTCTCGGGCGAACTGACCTACGGCCTCGAGCGCCTCGCCTGCTACCTGCAGAACGTCGAGAGCATCATGGAGCTGAACTTCAACGGCCGCGAAGGGCCTGAGAAGGTCACCTACCGCGAGGTATTCCTGCAGGCCGAGCAGGAATATTCACGCTACAATTTCGAACATGCCGACACCGCCGCCCTGTTCCGCCGTTTCGCCGAGGCGGAAGCCGAATGCCGCTCGCTCCTCGGCAAGGGCGAGAGCGGCGAGCGCCACCTGATGGTCCAGCCGGCCTATGACCAGTGCCTCAAGGCCGGCCACGCCTTCAACCTGCTCGACGCCCGCGGCGTCATCTCGGTGACCGAGCGGCAGAGCTACATTTTGAGGGTGCGCGAACTGGCGAAGGCCTGCGGCGCCGCCTGGCTGAAGACCGAAGCGGGTGGAGCCGCCTGATGATCCTGATGAACCGCCGTCTCGTCGTCGCCGGCCTCGTCCTCGCCGCCGCACCCGCCCTCGCCCAGCCGGCACCGCGGCCGGCCCAGGCGCCCGCCCCCGCCGACCCGGTCGCGGCGCTGCGCGCCTTCTACGCCAAGCCCGGCCGCGCCTCGGTGAACCCCTATCTGACGCCCCGGCTGCGCCGCCTCTATACCGAACAGCAGGCCCGCAGCCGCCGCTCCGGCGACGTGATGCCCGGCCTCGACTTCGGCTTCGCCTGCGGCTGCCAGGACAGCGACGACGATTATCACACCCGCAACGTCTACCGCCTCGTCAGCCGCGACGAGCGCAAGGCCAAGGTGGCGGTGACGCTCAAGGTCTTCGCCAGCCAACCGGAGACGCAGGTCATCACCTTCGACATGGCGCTGGAGAACGGCCGCTGGCTGATCGACGACGTCTCCGGCGCCGGCGACCCCGGCTGGGTGCTGTCGCAGCTCCTGCAGATGCGTGAGTGACGGGCAGCGATCGGCTGAAGGCAGCCGTCAGGCGCCCGTAGCAAAGGTTCACCCCACCCCGCCGGCCTGCGGCCGCCGACCCTCCCCCTCCAGGGGAGGGTGACGAGGCGCGACCGCCTCGCGTTCCTTGACCAGGATGTCTCGCACGTTTCACCCTCCCCTGGAGGGGGAGGGTCGGCGGCCGCAGGCCGACGGGGTGGGGTGACGTGCGCGACACGGATCAACTCAGGCGCTTTCGGTTGGAGCAGGCCCGCCTCCTGCGGACAACCCAGACGCCGGCGGAACGCCGGCTGTGGCGGGAACTGCACCGCATCCCCATCGCCGGCACCCATTTCCGCCGTCAGGTATCGATCGGGCCCTATGTCGCGGATTTCGCCTGTCTCGCGAGCCGTCTGGTCGTCGAGCTTGACGGAGATCACCACGGGCATCCGGGCCAGCGGCGGCACGACGCCGTCCGCACCGCCTTTCTGGAAGGTCAGGGCTTCCGCGTTCTGCGCTTCTGGAACCACCAGGTGATGCGGGAAATGACGTCAGTACTGGACACGGTGCACCGAGCCGTGTTCTTGGGGCGCGATCCGGAGGCGCCCGTCACCCATCGGCGGCGGCGACTCCAGCCCACCCCAGGCCGTCCTGCGGCCCGCCCCTCTCCTTCGCGGGACGGGTGAATGAGCCTCGCCGAGGCCCGGAAGACCGTTCGATGCCCGACCTTCTCCTCGAACTCCTCTCCGAAGAGATCCCCGCCCGCATGCAGGCGGATGCCGCCGCGCATCTGAAGAAGGCCGTCACCGACGCGCTGGTGGCGCGCGGCTGCCTCTACGAGGGCGCCCGTGTCATCGTCACGCCGCGGAGGCTCGCCCTCTCGGTCCACGGCCTGCCCGTCGCCTCGCCCGATGTGAAGGAAGAGCGCAAGGGCCCCCGCGTCGGCGCGCCCGACGCCGCCATCCAGGGTTTCCTCAAGGCTGCCGGCCTCGCCTCCATCGACCAGGCGACCATCCAGTCCGATCCGAAGAAAGGCGACAGCTACATCGCCGTCATCGAGAAGCCCGGCCGCCCGGTGCCCGAGGTGATCGCGGAGATCGTGCCGGAGATCGTCCGCGCCTTCCCCTGGCCGAAATCCATGCGCTGGGGCGCCGCCTCGGTCTCGTCCTCGTCGCTGCGCTGGGTGCGACCGCTGCAGTCCATCCTCTGCACCTTCGGCCCCGAGACCGAGGACCCCGAGGTCATCCGCTTTTCCATCGACGGCATCGCATCCGGCGAGACGACGCGCGGCCACCGCTTCATGGCGCCCGGCGACATCCGCGTTCGGCGCATGGACGACTATCTGACGAGCCTGGAGAAGGCCTTCGTCGTCGCCGACCCGGAGGAGCGCAAGCGCCGCATCCTCGCCGACGCCCGGAACCTCTGCTTCGCCCAGGGGCTGGAGCTCGTCGAGGACGAGGACCTGCTCAACGAGGTCGCCGGCCTCGTCGAATGGCCGGTGGTGCTCATGGGGGCCTTCGAGGAGAGCTTCCTCGCCATCCCCGACGAGGTCATCCGCGCGACGATCCGGGCGAACCAGAAATGCTTCGTGGTGCGGGACCCGAAGACCGGCCGCCTCGCCAACCGCTTCGTGCTCACCGCCAATCTCGAGGCCAGCGACGGCGGCAAGGCCATCGTCGCCGGCAACGAGCGCGTCATCCGCGCCCGCCTCTCCGACGCACTCTATTTCTGGGAGACCGACCAGAAGCCGCTTCCCGACTTCGAGGACAGGGGCAAGCCGCTGGACCAGCGCATGGCGAAGCTGCGCGCCCTCAACGTCGTGTTCCACGAGAAGCTGGGGACGCAGGGCGAGCGCGTCGACCGCATCATGACGCTGGCCCGCGACATCGCGCCGCTGGTCGACGCCGATCCGAAGGATGCCGAGCGCGCGGCCGAGCTCGCCAAGGCCGACCTCATGACCGAGGTCGTCGGCGAATTCCCGGAGGTTCAGGGCCTGATGGGGCGGAAATACGCCCTGCTCCAGGGCGAGCACGAGAGCGTCGCCGCCGCCATCGAGGACCACTACAAGCCGCAGGGGCCGAGCGACCGCGTCCCGACCGACAAGGTGGCCGTCGCCGTGGCGCTGGCCGACAAGCTGGACACGCTGGTTGGCTTCTGGGCCATCGACGAGAAGCCGACGGGGTCGAAGGACCCGTTCGCGCTGCGCCGGGCGGCGCTGGGCGTGATCAGGTTGGTGCTGGAGAACTCATTCCGACTTAAACTCGCAGAAGTGACAAGCAAGATGTCGGAGCACTGGGCACCGATTCTTCAGGTACATGAAGTATCAGAAGGTCCTGTTGATGACCCGAAGCTTTTGGCGCGCGGGGGCAGCGGCATCTGGAAGAAAACAATTTCTAGGCCCTCATTCGATTATCAACAACTCCCATTTGACCTCCTCTCCTTCTTCCACGACCGCCTCAAGGTCCTGCTCCGCGACCAGGGCCAGCGCCATGACCTCGTCGATGCGGTGCTCGCCTCCGGCGAGGGCAATGACGACCTGCTGCTCGTCGTCCGCCGCGTCGAGGCGCTCGCCGCCCTCCTCGGCACCGAGGACGGGAAAAACCTCCTCGCCGGCACCAAGCGCGCCATCAACATCCTGCGCATCGAGGAGAAGAAGGACGGCCGCGCCTATGACGGCGCGCCGGACGCCGCCCTCGTCCACGAGAAGGGCGAGCCGGAGGAGCGGGCGCTGTTCGGCCTGCTCCAGTCGGCGAGCGCCCATGCCCGAGACCACGTGGCGCGCGAGGACTATGCCGGGGCGATGAAGGCCCTCGCGGAGCTGCGGCCCGCGGTCGACGCCTTCTTCGACAAGGTGACGGTGAACGCCGAGGATCCCGCCTTGCGCGAGAACCGGCTGAAGATCCTGGCGGAACTCCGCGCCGCCACGGCCACGGTGGCGGATTTCTCGAAGATCGAGGGTTGACGGCGGCGTCGCCGTCCACCCCACCCTCCCCTGGAGGGGGAGGGTCGGCGGCCGTCAGGCCGACGGGGTGGGGTGACGCAGCTCCCGTTAGGCCTTTCACCCCTCCCCGACCGCGCTGCGCGCGATCGACCCTCCCCCTCCAGGGGAGGGTGGCGCAGTGCGCCGTGACGGACGTTCCGAAGATCAGGGTGGACATGACGGCCGCGCGTCTGCGCCACCTTCCCCGATGACACGCCGTCATGCCCGAGCTCGTCCCGGGCATCCACGAATTCTGGAGCTTCGGAGTTCAAGTCGTGGATACCCGGCACAAGGCCGAGCATAGCGGCAAAGCCGGTGTCTGCCTCCTCTGAAGGCAGCAGGGCCTCCCCCTCACTGACGTCGCCGATCGGTTCGGGCCTAAAAGCCCCGCCCCTCGCGCAGGATGGCCTCGGCCTCCGGCGTCGGCTGTCCCAGGCTGTCCTGCAGCACCAGCCCCGGGAGGATGGAGACCGGCGCCCGCGAGCCCTTCGTTCCCGTCAGGATGAGCCGCACCGCCGCCGCGCCGGGCCGGGGGTGGACCGGGCGCACGGTGATGCCGCCGAAACGGCCCTTCATCGCGGCGAGCAGGGCGTCGGGGCGGTCGGCGCGGTGGATGAGCGTCACCGTGCCGCCGGGGCGCAGCACCGCCACGGCGGTGCGCAGGAAGCCCGCCAGCAGCTCGTCGCCGCCGGAATGGGCGAGGCGCTTGCCGACCCCCGGCGAGGGGCGATGGCGCGGCAGGTCGTGGAAGGGCGGATTGGTGATGACCCGGTCGATCTCGCCGACCAGCAGCCCGGCCTTCTCGCGCGGAGCGCCGCGGGCGAGCGCGTCCATGACGATGACCCGGGTGCGGTTGCCGAAGCCGTTGGCGGCGGCGTTGCGCTCGGCGAGTTCGGCGAGGGCCGGGTCGATCTCCACCAGGGTGAGGAAACACTGCGGCACGCGCGCCGCCAGGCAGAAGGCGGCGGCCCCCACGCCCGCGCCGAGGTCGAGAATACGGTCTCCCGGCGAGGCCGGCACCGCGGCCGCCAGCAACACGGCGTCGTGTCCGGCGCGATGTCCAACCCGCGGTTGGGTGATCGCCACACGGCCCCCGAGGATCCGGTCGGCCGTGTGTTCGAAGAGGGGGTCGTCGAGCAGAGTCATATGCGCCTTATTGCATACACACGCGCTGATTAGAATATTTCAATTCTAGCGACAGTTGCGGATTCAACAGATTTTCTCGGCCTGAATCGCCGTCACGGCGCCCCTTGTCGCAAGGTATCGCCCCATCCTGCCGCAACGATGGCAGCGCGAGCCCGCGCGACGTCTGCTTCCGGTACCAAAATACGCAGCGGAAACGCGGTGATTCGCGCCTCGATGGCTGAGACGTGGCGATCGGCGACGAAGACGGAGATTCCCTCGCCCTCCAGGAGCGCTTCGACGGCGCTGACGAGAACGGGGTCGGCGGTGCGGATGATCTCTTCCAAAACCCGGCCTCCCGGCGGCTGCGCGACGTTTCGTGAAGGCCGGGCGGCTTGAGATGCCGCCTCCACCTGCCTATTGTCCGTCACGAATTTGCCCGCATCCTGCGGGCCGGCAGTGGAGCATGGCGTGGCAGTCGTTGTCCCCTTCGAAAAGGACAGGGCCTCCATCGAGGCATTGGTGGGCGCCACGCGGGCGGACATGGACCGGGTCAATGCCATGATCCTGTCGCGCACGGGGTCCGAAGTCACCATGATCCCGGAGGTGGCGAACCACCTCATCTCCTCCGGCGGCAAGCGGCTGCGGCCCATGCTCACCCTCGCCACCGCGGCGCTCGCCGGCTACCAGGGCGAGGGCCATGTGAAACTCGCCGCGGCCGTCGAGTTCATGCATACCGCGACCCTCCTCCACGACGACGTGGTGGATGAGAGCGACATGCGGCGCGGCCGTCCGGCGGCGCGCATGGTCTGGGGCAACGAGGCCTCGGTGCTGGTCGGCGACTTCCTGCTCGGCCAGGCCTTCAAGATGATGGTCGAGGTCGGCTCCCTGCGCGCCCTCGACATCCTCTCCACCGCCGCCGCCGTCATCGCCGAGGGTGAGGTGATGCAGCTCGCCGCCGCCAAGAACACCGCCACCACCGAGGACGAATATCTCGCCGTCATCCGCGGCAAGACGGCCGAGCTCTTCGCCGCCGCCTGCGAGGTCGGCCCCGTCATCGCCGGCAAGCCCAAGGCCGAGCAGGCCGCCGCCCGCGCCTACGGCATGAATCTCGGCATCGCCTTCCAGCTCGTCGACGACGCCCTCGACTATGGCGGCAAGTCGCAGAAGCTCGGCAAGAACACCGGCGACGACTTCCGCGAGGGCAAGATCACCCTGCCCGTGGTGCTCGCCTTCCGCCGCGGCTCGGAACAGGAGCGTGCCTTCTGGAAGAAGGTGCTGGTGGACGGCGCCATCGAGGAGGGAGACCTCGAAACCGCCACCGGTTTCATGGCGCGCCACGGGACCCTCGCCGACACGATCGAACGCGCCCGCCACTACGGCGACATGGCCAAGGACGCCCTCGCCCTCTTCCCCGACAGCCCGATGAAGGACGCCCTCGTCCAGGCGGTCGATTTCTGCATCTCCCGCGCCCATTGATGGCGGCCGTGGCGGAACGCGACCTCGATCGACCCATCTCGGAGCGGGTCGGCGTCTCACCTCTCCCCGGCGGAGAGAGGTCGCCGAGCGCAGCGAGACGTGTGAGGGGGAAACCCCTCGCCGTCAGGCCCGGCCCCCTCACGAGGCCCGAGGCCGACCTCTCCCCGCCGGGGAGAGATGACGCAGCGGCGCGGTCTGCGATGGCTGCCTGCGGACGGGCGCGCCCTCATGGCTGACGACGGCGCCCTCGTGCTCTTCTCCGGGGGCCAGGACTCCGCCACCTGCCTGGCCTGGGCGCTCGACCGCTTCGCCCATGTCGAGACGCTGGGCTTCGACTACGGCCAGCGCCATCAGGTCGAACTCGCCTGCCGTGCCGGCATTCGCGACGGGCTCGGCCGGGTGAATTCTGGCTGGGCGGCCCGCCTCGGCCCCGATCACACGCTGGGGCTCGCCGCCCTCGGCGAGGTCTCCGACACGGCGCTGACCCGCGAGGTCGCCATCGAGATGACCGACCAGGACCTGCCCAACACCTTCGTGCCGGGCCGCAACCTCGTGTTCCTCACCTTCGCCGCGGCCCTCGCCTATCGCCGCGGCCTCAAGCACATCGTCGCCGGCATGTGCGAGACCGACTATTCCGGCTATCCCGACTGCCGCGACGACACCATCAAGGCGCTGCAGGTGGCGCTGAACCTCGGCATGGAAAAGCGCTTCGTGCTGCACACGCCGCTGATGTTCATCGACAAGGCCGACACCTGGCGGATGGCGGAACGCCTCGGCGGCGAAGCGCTGGTCGAGCTGATCCGCACCGACTCGCATTCCTGCTACCTCGGCGTCCGGACGGAACTTCACGCGTGGGGCCACGGCTGCGGCACCTGCCCGGCCTGCCACCTGCGGGC contains:
- a CDS encoding polyprenyl synthetase family protein, with amino-acid sequence MAVVVPFEKDRASIEALVGATRADMDRVNAMILSRTGSEVTMIPEVANHLISSGGKRLRPMLTLATAALAGYQGEGHVKLAAAVEFMHTATLLHDDVVDESDMRRGRPAARMVWGNEASVLVGDFLLGQAFKMMVEVGSLRALDILSTAAAVIAEGEVMQLAAAKNTATTEDEYLAVIRGKTAELFAAACEVGPVIAGKPKAEQAAARAYGMNLGIAFQLVDDALDYGGKSQKLGKNTGDDFREGKITLPVVLAFRRGSEQERAFWKKVLVDGAIEEGDLETATGFMARHGTLADTIERARHYGDMAKDALALFPDSPMKDALVQAVDFCISRAH
- the queC gene encoding 7-cyano-7-deazaguanine synthase QueC gives rise to the protein MADDGALVLFSGGQDSATCLAWALDRFAHVETLGFDYGQRHQVELACRAGIRDGLGRVNSGWAARLGPDHTLGLAALGEVSDTALTREVAIEMTDQDLPNTFVPGRNLVFLTFAAALAYRRGLKHIVAGMCETDYSGYPDCRDDTIKALQVALNLGMEKRFVLHTPLMFIDKADTWRMAERLGGEALVELIRTDSHSCYLGVRTELHAWGHGCGTCPACHLRAAGWRRYRE